The stretch of DNA TCGGCATCAAGCGCTCCAAGGGCGCCAGCGACGTGGTGGTGGCGGCCGCCGTGCAGAAGCGCATCGACGCGCTGAAGGTCGCCTATCCCGACGTCGACCTGAAGCTGATCGACACCTCGGTCGACTTCACCAAGGGCAATTATGAAGCGGCGATCTCGACCCTGTTCGAGGGCGCGATCCTTGCCGTCATCATCGTGCTGTTGTTCCTGCGCGATATCAGAGCCACCGTCATCGCCGCGATCTCGCTGCCGCTGTCGATCTTCCCGGCGTTCTGGGTGATGGACCTGCTCGGCTTCTCGCTCAACCTGGTCTCTTTTCTCGCCATCACGCTGTCGACGGGCATCCTGGTCGACGACGCCATCGTCGAGATCGAGAACATCGTGCGCCACATGCGCATGGGCAAATCGCCCTATCGCGCGGCCCTCGAAGCCGCCGACGAAATTGGCCTCGCGGTGATCGCGATTTCGCTGACCATCATCGCGATCTTTGCGCCCGCCAGTTTCATGTCGGGGATCGCCGGGCAATTCTTCAAGCAGTTCGGCATCACGGTGTCGGTGCAGGTGTTCTTCTCGCTGCTCGCCGCGCGCTTCGTGACGCCGGTGCTCGCCGCCTACTTCCTGAAGGATCATCCGCACGAGGACCCGCCGCCTGGGCGCATCCTGCAAGGATACACCCGGCTCGTGACATGGTCGGTTAAGCACTATTTCATCACGGTATTGATCGGCTTCGGCGTCTTCGCGGCTTCGATCTGGAGCATTACGCTGCTGCCGCAGGGCTTCCTGCCCGCGCAGGACACCGCGCGCTCGCTGCTGGCGATGGAGCTGCCGCCGGGCTCGCAGCTCGCCTATACCGAGAAGGTGACGGAGGAAATCGTCGCCCGCCTGCGCAAGCGGCCCGAGGTGAAGAGCATCTTCGTCGATGGCGGAAGGGTGCCGCCGGGAACACAGGAAGTCCGCCGCGCCGCGCTGATCATCAATTACACGCCGAAAGGCGATCGCAAGATCACGCAGCGGCAGCTCGAACTCGAAATCGGCCAGGAGCTCGAAAACGTTCCCGACATCCGCTTCTGGTTCCTCGACGAGAACGGCCTGCGCGCGATTTCGCTGGTCGTGACCGGCGTCGACAGCAACATCGTCAACAACGTCGCCAGCGAACTGGCGACGCAGATGAAGCGGATTCCGATCATCGCCAACGTGATCTCGGAAACCGCGCTCGACCGACCCGAACTCCGCATCCGGCCGCGCGCAGAACTGGCGGCACGGCTCGGCGTCTCCACCGAAAGCCTGTCGCAGACGATCCGTGTCGCCACCATCGGCGACGTCGGTCCGGCGTTGGCGAAATTCGACGCCGGCGACCGCCAGGTGCCGATCCGCGTCCAGCTCGAGGACAGCGCGCGCAGCGACCTGCAGATGCTGCAGCAGTTGCGGGTGCCGCTCGGGCAGCGCGGCGAGCGCGGCGGCGTGCCGCTGTCGGTTGTCGCCGACATCCAGCTCGATCAGGGCCCGACCAGCATCAACCGCTACGACCGCGAACGGCAGGCAACGGTGGCCGCCGACCTCGTGGGCACCGCGGCCCTCGGCGACGCGACCAAGAAGATCTACGACCTTCCGGTCATGAAGAGCCTGCCGAAGGGCGTGAAGGTGAGCCCGTCGGGCGACGCTGAAAGCCTGGCCGAATTGTCGGACGGTTTTGCCACCGCCATTACCGCCGGGCTGATGATGGTCTACGCCGTGCTGGTGCTGCTGTTCGGAACGTTCCTGCAGCCGATCACCATCCTGTTCTCGCTGCCGCTCTCGATCGGCGGCGCGATCGTGGCACTGCTGCTGACCGGCAAGCAGCTCACGACGCCGGTGTGGATCGGCATTTTGATGCTGATGGGCATCGTCACCAAGAACGCCATCATGCTGGTGGAGTTCGCGGTCGAAGCGATCCGCGAAGGCAAGAAGCGCGACGAGGCCATCATCGACGCCGGCATGAAGCGGGCCCGC from Bradyrhizobium sp. AZCC 1693 encodes:
- a CDS encoding efflux RND transporter permease subunit, which produces MALNISAWSIRNPLPSIVFSIILLVLGWVSFTKLAVTRLPSADIPVISVAVAQFGAAPAELESQVTKTIEDGVSGVEGVRHISSSITDGLSVTTIQFALETNTDRALNDVKDAVTRVRSNLPQNVNEPLIQRVDVIGLPIVTYAAISPGKTPEQLSYFVDDVVKRALQGVRGVAQVERIGGVEREILVSLDPDRLQAAGLTAVNVSQILRGTNVDVAGGRAQIGKNDQAIRTLAGAKTLNELAGTMIPLFGGGEMRLDDLGTVTDTIADRSTFARFNGEPVVALGIKRSKGASDVVVAAAVQKRIDALKVAYPDVDLKLIDTSVDFTKGNYEAAISTLFEGAILAVIIVLLFLRDIRATVIAAISLPLSIFPAFWVMDLLGFSLNLVSFLAITLSTGILVDDAIVEIENIVRHMRMGKSPYRAALEAADEIGLAVIAISLTIIAIFAPASFMSGIAGQFFKQFGITVSVQVFFSLLAARFVTPVLAAYFLKDHPHEDPPPGRILQGYTRLVTWSVKHYFITVLIGFGVFAASIWSITLLPQGFLPAQDTARSLLAMELPPGSQLAYTEKVTEEIVARLRKRPEVKSIFVDGGRVPPGTQEVRRAALIINYTPKGDRKITQRQLELEIGQELENVPDIRFWFLDENGLRAISLVVTGVDSNIVNNVASELATQMKRIPIIANVISETALDRPELRIRPRAELAARLGVSTESLSQTIRVATIGDVGPALAKFDAGDRQVPIRVQLEDSARSDLQMLQQLRVPLGQRGERGGVPLSVVADIQLDQGPTSINRYDRERQATVAADLVGTAALGDATKKIYDLPVMKSLPKGVKVSPSGDAESLAELSDGFATAITAGLMMVYAVLVLLFGTFLQPITILFSLPLSIGGAIVALLLTGKQLTTPVWIGILMLMGIVTKNAIMLVEFAVEAIREGKKRDEAIIDAGMKRARPIVMTTIAMAAGMMPSALAFGAGGEFRSPMALAVIGGLIFSTILSLVFVPAMFMVMDDLGAMFWRLGKKLIVSSAETEAGGHGPDHHHEPSAKGPPAMSPAAK